The Nyctibius grandis isolate bNycGra1 chromosome 9, bNycGra1.pri, whole genome shotgun sequence genome segment TTCCACCTCTGAAATTATCCTGTCTTTGCTGGTTGTCCTGTTACTTTCTCGGAACTCATGGGATGCTGGTTACATGAGACTCTTCCttgactggaagaattaaaaactgTTTGGTCTGTTAAGCCCTTATCAGTCAACATCACAAAATCTTCCATTGGTGGTGTTGTCGCTGTGTTCACAGGTAAGGCAAACTGCCCGCACTATGCCAAAGTCGAACTCCTGGCTGACTATCTCCAGGCGAACTTGCCAAACTTCAGGGTTCACAAGATCACTCAGCACCCTGACAAATGGGAGGTAAGGGATTGTAAGTCAAGTGGTTGGTAGATGCCCCAGTGCTCTGCAAAGCCAGGAATGTGCTCATCTGTAGTATGTCTCTTGTCCTATGTTAGCATTTTGATATGTGGGTAGaggtgctgcagaagcagctttggCTGTGAGAGCCAGCCAGAGGAAAGGTTTGAATGTTGTGAGAGATGGGCATTCTCGTGAGTCTTACCACAGAAGATGGGCACAAAATGAGGGCCAGCCTAAAGCTGTGTTTTGTCAGTAAGAAGTTCAAGTTTATTGGGTTTTTATTATGTGTAAATGGCTGCTTAGCCTGTAAATCTTTTGCACACCGTGATTGTATATGCCTTCAGAGTTGTCACTTGTCAAGAGCATTTCTGGCATTCAAGGGCTTTGAATTACAATGGAAGTATGAAATTAAATCTCACATATTTGTTTACAGCGTGGATGGGCCTTTCTGAGTACTTTTGCTGTAGACGTTGCCATGTCTGCGCTGTAGTTCCTATAAGGAACTGAAAAAACTGCAGTATTACTTCATGAGACAGGCAGTACTATGATGTTTATTACCTCACATTTTGCTTGACACCTCAGCCAAGTAAGTCACTTAAACAGTTAAGTGAATAACAATTAACCTCTTCATCTTACTTACCTTCTGCAGCCAAATAGAACTCCTCAAATTACTCGCTGCTTCACAACATTGCTATCTTTAGTACCGCTAAGACAATTGAGCAAAATTACAGCAGTAAAATCAAGCAGAAGTAAAAccttttgctcttttcctgAGGTATCACAGTGTATCACCATGCCTTGCTTTGTGTTATTTCCTCATTTTGCACACACTGGTACTTGAGTAAGTTGTGAAGCACCTTGTAATTATGTATTGAGAGGAAATAATAAGAATGTTTATAGCTGTAACATTTAAGTGTTACCAACTGTGAAAAAGTATTAAAACCTTTTGTCGGGGATGTTTACATCAGCAGTGGCTTCATGACATTTGTGAAATGAATGGATGGGAACACAGAGAGTCTCCTGTCATTTGGAGAGAACTGTTGGACCGTGGAGGGAAAGGTCTGCTTCTGGGAGGAGTTAATGATTTTCTGGAGTATGCTCAGGTAATGTGCTGCCTCTAATACTGTAAATccatattttatgttttcttataACATTGCTGATCTTTATTCCTCcttcaaatgtaaaataaagctATCCTTTCTAATGTTACCTTGCTTGTTTTGGGTTGTCATTTGATTGGAGATCATCCTTTTTGTTCTTAGCGCTATTACGGCATCACCTCAAGGATGCTGAGTGAGGAAATGTTAGACGTTGCTGAGGAGAACCTGCAGGCGTATATTGAAAttgaaaaagaggaggaagagattaAAAGTCTTATCAAGCCTTTGCAGATCTGGATCACCAGGTGAGAGTAAAAAGAATATCTATGAAGTTTCACTCAGCTTCagaagaatgcatttttttcctatcatgTGTAACAGGTGTAACTATCTGAAGTTACAGACTAATCCCTGGAATTTGCTGATTTGAATTACGTTCTGTGCCCCTCACTGTGAGCATTCAGTAtataatttagaaattatttctacttttgTTACATTTTGCACCGGTTTAAGTGAGGGATGTGAACAGGCACCATTTAGCCCCCAGAACACCTTAGGGAAAAGCAAGTATTTACAAAACAAGCTAGGAATTTTGTAGTGCAACTAACTTGCATTGAAtgtttttggaaatatttaaataagtaAAGAGTCTCTTGCAGTTCTAGGTTtagaaatttctgtatttctgataGTCTTAACAGGGCACCTTAAAAAAATTGTGGCTCTTTAAAGACATCATTTTTTAAGTGACAGTATCAACTGAAATGTATAGGATGGAAAAACCTTCACATGAAAGGAGGACacaactgttttaaattttaacctgttaaaataacagaaagagcAATAAAGGATCCAAGCTAATTTAAACATATTCTATTTACACAatcaaatacaaaagaaagatctttgtgtttatttatgTAATACTTCCAAACAAGCAGTGGTGAGTCGTCAACTATAATTTTTCTATATCCTTCTCTTATCAGTGCATCAGCTCCGATGTGTTATCAGCTGATCCCTATGTTGGCAAATGGAGAAGTGTTTGGGATGACCACAGAAATCAGTATCCATTTGCTTGACACTGACCAGTTTAAGGAAGCTCTCTGCGGTATTGTAATGGAAGCTGAAGACATGGCGTTCCCGCTCCTCCGCAGTATTTCAGAGCACACTGAAATAGATGAGGCTTTTATTCAAGCCGATGTTGTCATTGTTCTTGATGACGTCCTCTTAAACCGTGAAGTACAGTCCCTTGAGAACTACATCAGAGAAGTGGGTGAGATCTGTCAAGTGTATGCTCCCCTGATTGAGAAGAATGCCAAGAGTGAGGTCAGAGTAATTTCATCAGGAAAAACCTTTGTAAACCTTAAAGCGATGATGATTATGACATACGGCCCGTCCATTAAGCCTGAAAATGTCATTGCCGTTGCGACATCCTGTGAAAGTGCAGCTAAAGCCATGCTGGCCAGGAAGCTGAATATGAATGCAGCAGGTGAGTGTTTGTGTGTTCTGGTAGCATTTGGGGAATTCAGTGGATGGACACCTTTGAGAGTACATATTTCATTGTAGAACACAGCTGATGTGCGTGCAGAAATGCAAGCACAGCAGTGCACCCACTGAATTGCGTGGCTGTCCAGAATGCCAAGGTGCGACTAGCAGGTGGGACCCTTCTCTGTGCTTCCTGCTATCTGGATCTGTGCCTGATCCCATGAATGTCAATTCTTTTGCTAACTCTTGGACGCATCCCTGCTATTATGGTGTGTATTTCATGCTGGAAATACACTAAGAGGACTGAGCTGTGTTGCAGATCAGGAACTAGGACTTCAAGATTGTATTTGCACTCTGCAGCGCATTGTTATTTTGGAGACACGCAAACTAGCTGTGAATAAACATGACAACATACTGCTGTGCAGATAATGAGAGTATAGTAGAACTGTGCTGTAGTACTATTCTGTGTTAATTACCTTTCTTTCTCAGGTCAGTTGCTATAGCTTGGTTCTATTTGCACAGTTCTGCACTGCATAGCAAAGGTGTGCTCCAACAGCCTGCTCAGCATCAGGATTCTTTCAATGTTGCAGGGATAGGAACTGGTCATCAATGACAAGTCTAGATGTTTTGGAGcctaataaaatagaaaagtaagTTAATAAGCTGAATAGCCTATCAGCAGGTTATTTGAGAAATTCCTTTTGCATCAAagcaggtctttttttttttaatgattttttactGTTAGGCATTCTGTATTTGCATGTacaggatttttaaaggaaaattgctCTATGTTTGcaatatgttttggtttttaacagCTAAGTATTTACTAGGTTTTGCCTATTATGTACAAAAACATGATATAaatgaaaattcctttttcagCTTGTGATGAGGTTCCACATGTTATGGAGAACCTTGTTGCATGTTTCAGATCAAATAATTCCTGCTATCAAGGCAGGACACTAATTGAAGAATAATTCATCTCAAAAGGGACTTCTgaaaatcatctagtccagcctaCATTGTGAAAGTATTTGTCTCTTCATTAATctatgtatttttctctgttacagGAGTTAAAGACGTGATTGTTTGGGGCAATATTACCGGCTGTAACTACATTGATCTGTCACATGCAAAACTTTATGGATATGACTGTGCTATTTGGGGTCCAGCTAATTTTTCACATCCTTTGTTGAATATGATTTATGATAGGTacagtacagattttttttttaaagtaaaactaAATAACTGCTTTTAATCCAGGTTTATCTGAAATGCTTTATAAACATCAagaaaggtttttgttttcaagatttgtttttcctgactAGTGCTGTACACATAGGAAAACTCAAGTTGAAGTACTCAGTCTGCAAAAGAAGTTGAGTAGTTCCTAGTGCTATACATAGTTCTGACTCTCCTGCCAACTTTGTTTATAACTATGTTTTCCTACGTATTAAGTGTGTTTCTCTTCTATCATATCATGAGCACCCTATAAGAAGTAATAGAAGTCCAGACAGTGACTTAGATGTCTAATATACGTGAAGAAACTTTGAAATAATACTAAACATATATCTGCATCTTGAAGTACCTGAATTCCATTGAACGTGTGGCCTGAGCACACTAATGTCAGTTTCCGAAAAATAGACAATTTGTTAATATACATAAAAAGGATAACTGGCAGCTAGATAGCTTCTTGCAGAAAGTAGCAGAGAAAGGCTGGGTGCAATGAGAGGGCAGCAGATGTGACATGCACTCGGGCCTGGCTATATAGACCAGAGCTCCCACTCTGGTCTAAACCTAGCATTTACTGGAAAGCAGACGTTTCTTTTGTTCTGTACTTGTACTGTGCCTAGCACAGGGGGATTATGGTTCATGTCTGGCTTCTTACATAAGATGgtaatacatataaataataataataataatacaggTTATGACTTGAGTAAATGACCTAACTTTCATAGATAAGTAGTGCTTGTTGTTACCTGTCAAGGCACTTTTTATTAGagcctctttttctgtctttaagtGCTTTGCCTTCAGCAGTGAAGTTTGAATAAGTTTTGActattttcttccctcaggCTTAGTTCTCTTTTCCTCTAGAAAACTACTCTTTCTGCAGTTATCTTAGTTTTTTCTTcgttttttccccctgctccctTTTTTGTTGGTAGCGAATGGATCCATTCAGAATTTCTGTCTGCACAGAGTTCACTGAGTTCCCGGGTCTATCATTGTGTAGGAATGTTACCTGCTCATGCGGTAGCCACTGTACTGAGATACTGGTATCATGGCTCTCCTCCTGGGGAGATCGTTTCTGTGGGAATACTTACTGAAGGTAAATCTACTTTTGCTTCACATATTCTCTTGTAGCTTTCCCCAGTGTGTataatgttgttttttaatcaagatttttaatttaataaaaacttgTAAAACAAATCGTGGTATAATGGCAGGCTGAGAGTTTGTTTCAGCATAAGAACCTCCAAATCTAAGCAATTTTGCTCTCCAGAGCTTGTGATTTGATACTCACCTCTTACAAATATCTCTTAGGTAAATGTTGTCTTGCTGCAGATTGTCTCATAGTCTTTtagtttaaatgcttttctcGTGTATGTGTTTTGGCAGAAGGACTCTTTATAGTTCTTAGAGCCTAAGCTGTAAAAGCACGTTCTTCTTCTGTAGTTATGTGGACCAATAAATGGAACGTTTCACAGCAGCCATTTAACccttttatgaaataaaaaaattatttttttcccctttttaagaTGTAAAATTGTTACAGAAATTGTGttacagcacaggaaagacctgttggagcgagtccagaggagaacccaaaaataatcagagggctgcagcACCTTTCCTAcgaagaaaggctgagagaattggggttgttcagcctggagaagagaaggctctggggagaccttattgcagccttccagtacttaaaggggcttataagaaagattgagacaaactttttaggaaggcctgttgtgataggacaaggggtaatggttttgaactaaaagaggggagatttagactagatataaggaagaaattttttacaatgagggtggtgaaacactggaacaggttgctcagagaggtggtaggtgccccatccctggaaacttttagggtcaggttggacagggctctgagcaacctgatctagttgaagatgtctctgctcATTGCAGAGGGGTTGTACTAGATGACcgttaaaggtcccttccaactcaacCTGTTCTATGATTCATGTACATCTAACTAAAATACAAAGTTATAGTAAAAGGGGAACTCGTCAGTCTTTGAAATGTACACTGAAAAAGGCAGTCTCTGTTTATACTAACATCTTAACAGTTGCAGACTTTTGCAGGTCTGTAGGACTTAATCTTCACACTGGTGaggatgtattttttaattggaaataatTTGGTTGggtcattttttccctcttcttcagGTCAGTTTTGCGTTCCTGAAGGAATTGTCTTCTCTATGCCAGTGAGGTTCCAGAATGGTAACTGGGAAGTCATGACAGAATTAGAAATTAATGAAACGACCCAAGAAGTTCTGGCATGCTTAGCCCATGAGCTGATTCAGGTGATGATTTCTTGTGTCTAATAGCGTGCCCATTCTGCCACCTGCGGGTACTTTGCAATATAACTTTGAATACTGAGACCTTTACTCCAAGTGTAAGACGTACAAACTGCACACATGCACTTAGGCATGATAAATGCCAGGTATTTATAAGTGTAAGGTAGTATTTGTATATTGAAATGAACAGACAACTGTTTTGTTGCCCAAAAAGGAGACGATAAAATAAGTTCACCTATGTAAGTGTAGAATTTGCACCCCCAAGTTCTTCAGGCTTTgtgcagaacagaaatattagCTTTAATTTAGTGTTTCTACATTCTCTGCTGCTGATGTTGACTTTGCTTGTGTGGTATTGAGAGTAGTTCTATGCCAGCAGACATATCGTTTGGGATCCTTATGGCTGTGACTCTGCATGAATGAAGGCCAGATTTTACTAGAATTAgggatttttcagaaaatacaaaatcagTGAGCAGTAATTTCATCATGAACTTCTTGTCACTtagtgagagaaaaataatttaatttgactgaatattaaaatactacAAAGACTGTTCCCAAACTCTGCATTCTAGCTTCAATCAGATTTTGTGATCTTCAGTCATTCTAGTAACATGtaaggattattttattttaacatattttaagtTTGTGCTAGAAATTACAGTGGATGAAAAGAATGGGTGatattaaaactgattttttttttccattcaggaGAAGCTCGTTGCcctaaaggaaataaaagaaatgcatcCATACAGAGCTGATTAAAAGAccagtaaaaaatatttccgTCAAAGTGGGTTTTTCTCCCCATAAAGACGAGATAAAGTTTTAAGTGAGAATTTAATAATGGATTCTTATTTTATGtccctttcattttaaatggatataaaatccttcagaaaagaatataaataacaaGTGCTTGTCTGATGTATCCTGACCATGCCTGCGGCATGATGATAGGATACAAGCCTGCATGGTAGCAACCTTGTTTTGATAAGTTTCTATTGTGTCATTCACAGATCATGAATATAAAAGCTGAGCATAAATAACACATTTAGCATGACACATTTTGTCTTCAGTTGTTAGTAACTATAAAATCTTTTTAACCCAAGTAACTATTATTGGAAAAGCACTTTCACCATGTGTCCTACTATATGCTTTTGAAGCTATTCTTTACTATACTTTACTGTTCTTTACTATCTAGAAATAATGAGTTGAATttctaacagagaaaaaatactgtaaattgGAACTCAAActtcccatttttctgtttgctacaGTACCAAACAGTTCATTCAGTATCTTTAGTCTATAAGCcagccagaaaaagaaaaagttgagaCACCCAAAGAGAGAAGGCTAAAAAAAGATATTCCTCATTTCTATAGAGAAGGCAATCTCAGTAAGTGGCAGCCACGTCTGCCACTTCTTCCAATTACAATAGATGAAAGATCTTTTAGAGATCCCTACATTATAAATTATTAAgccattttgctttgtttgttaaTGACACACTAAGTTTATcatgacttatttttttaaatgcacaatGATGTgagaaatttaaacaaaaaatctaTAGAAAAACTCCGATATCCCTTCCTAATATTTAGCAGCATGTGGAAAGGCTATAGGCTACATGATACTGCCATGGCAAAACTCCCCTGAATCCACATCTGCTTTTCCCGTgcagaagaaaaaccccacatctCCTTCCAAgtctttctgtgctgtttttccTACCTATTTTCCCAATGTGCTAGCCATTTCTTTCTACTTTTAGGTCCTACAGGCCTTTTCCCTAGTTagtttctttctcccttccttcagGTTCTTTCCAGTACTTTGATATCAGCACTTATCATACTATGAGCTGTTCTTCTGCATTAAGGGCAGGCTGAAGAATGGGGAAACTATTTGGGGCTTGATGCCCAGGGCCTTTAGTGAGCACATAAGCCTTTTGGTTATCCATGCTTGTTTCTCAGGAAAGGACTGCAGACACAGTAAGATTTTCTTGATAAATGCAGAGTTTAATTATTCCACTAATCATGACCTTGATTAACCCAGACAGAAGATTCCCAATTAGATAGGCGTGTCCTTCCCTGTCTGCTCTCTACTTTTATGGGCACTGCTTTTCTGTAGAGCTGTCCCATTCCTCTTGTGGCTGCTTTAAGCACTAGGTAGAGGGCCTTTCCACTGCTAGCAGCTAACAGCTTATTTGTGGCCTACTCTTGTGACATTAGTATCAGGTACTGTACTATTCAAGTATTACTGAAATGCCCTGCTTATCTTCTTGCACATGTAAGTATTTTAGGAGGTTGGCAAAAATATGtactgtttttgctttttttacagAGATGGAAACCTTGCCTACTGGCTCACTTTAGCCAGAGTTGTCTGGatgagaaaatgctgaaaattccCATACTAAAACAATGTTTCCATTGCTCAAAAGAGCAAACTACAAAGAAAGGCTAAACATTGTCATAGCTTTTACAGTATCTTCCTCATCAAAAACCTGGAAATCTGtaggcagaaaaatatttcaaaaacagtGTGAATATAACATTCTTAATCTGGAGACCAAAGCAAAATTCCTACTGACTTCAATGAGTCTAGGGTTTCATTTACATCCAACAACTTATTTCTTCAGACCAATAAACTGTTTCAAAAACATCATTTAATGTCTAAAATGTTCCTATTATGACAATTTTGAGCAAGATTATCACACATACAGTAGCAGTTTTATAACTCCAAATTCTTGTTTCAGACGTAATGAAACACAGTACTTGTGTAAGAATACATACTCTCAGgcaaaaatgatttttaacacaaaaattTAAGTGCATATATCTCCTTAGTGACAAGAACGTTTTTGTCTCCatgttttttattcatttcatgAGTTTCATAGGGACTACTCATATGTTTTAAGTCAAACATGCAATTAAGTCCTTGTCTAAACAGGATTTTTGAGGAACCACTTTCACTTGCATGTCTTTGGTGTCTTAAAAGATGGAGACtgttaaatgaaatattattgTACTTGCTAGTTTTTTATCATACgtgtgtgtttttaaagtaaaataaaaagtttccTGTTCTTTGAATCAGATACATATAGTTGGAATAAATTCACTATTTCTGTTCAAGTGGAGGTTCAAACTCTGAGCAGAGGTAGACTTCTTACATGAGGAAACGAAGAGAAGTTTATTTGTTGTTTATCAGCTGATGTGGACAGAAGGAGGAGGTGTGTCTCACTGGTCTTAGAAAGAGGAGCTCAGAAAGCTGTGGTATCACAAGGGCGTTGGAAGAGTGTAGTTTCTTGTGTGAAATGTATATGGGAGAAGCAACATTTACAGGAACTGAGATATCGTTACAAGTATCTTCATGGAAGAGTTCACATGGGAGCTGTAGAGGCAGGTGTTGtaaaaagttttgaagaaaGTGGTTAGGAATCATTCATTTCATGAGGAAGTGGTCTTCAGGGAATTAGTTTCTGGTAGTGTATGCACAGAAAATTGGCGGAGTCTCTGAGGAGCATCTGGAGGCAGACGTCTCAGGAGAGCATAGCAGGGAAGGATGCTACCAGTAGTCTTTACAAACTACCTGGTTTGTTCCATAGCTCCTTCTCcaagacaggagaggaaaagttAGCTTCTCTAATGTgtatttatgtttgtttttttctatatgGAATATGATTGGACAGTCTTTTACTCTTTGAATTCTTTTATTCTACCTGTGGAGATAGTACTTCAAACAGACTGCAGTTCAAGCACCAACACTGCACAGCTGTTAATGAGAAGGAAATTAACAGTTTCTGCAATATATAAGCATGCTTACTGGACTTCTGGGTCACTGCCTGAACACCACAGGCAAAGAGTTTCTTCTCAGAGGttgggaggagaaaaacaaaactaatgtCTTGGATGTCTCTTGTATCCTAAATTATTCTAATTCGTTTTATCTAGTGGCCTGGAGGGAAATTGAGATCTTTCCTCATG includes the following:
- the MDH1B gene encoding putative malate dehydrogenase 1B — its product is MAKLVVAGKANCPHYAKVELLADYLQANLPNFRVHKITQHPDKWEQWLHDICEMNGWEHRESPVIWRELLDRGGKGLLLGGVNDFLEYAQRYYGITSRMLSEEMLDVAEENLQAYIEIEKEEEEIKSLIKPLQIWITSASAPMCYQLIPMLANGEVFGMTTEISIHLLDTDQFKEALCGIVMEAEDMAFPLLRSISEHTEIDEAFIQADVVIVLDDVLLNREVQSLENYIREVGEICQVYAPLIEKNAKSEVRVISSGKTFVNLKAMMIMTYGPSIKPENVIAVATSCESAAKAMLARKLNMNAAGVKDVIVWGNITGCNYIDLSHAKLYGYDCAIWGPANFSHPLLNMIYDSEWIHSEFLSAQSSLSSRVYHCVGMLPAHAVATVLRYWYHGSPPGEIVSVGILTEGQFCVPEGIVFSMPVRFQNGNWEVMTELEINETTQEVLACLAHELIQEKLVALKEIKEMHPYRAD